In the genome of Streptomyces racemochromogenes, one region contains:
- a CDS encoding IS481 family transposase, protein MPHRNAPLTETGRLRLARCVVDDGWPVRRAAERFQVSHTTAARWAGRYRALGVAGMSDRSSRPHHQPRRTAAEVEAEVLRLRREHRIGPLRLAVRCRIAPSTAHRILVRNGLPPLAALDRATGEVVRRYERARPGELVHIDVKKLGRIPDGGGHQTLGRAAGSPNKDRRNGAGYAYLRTALDDHSRLAYTEDLPDETAPTCAAFLTRATAWFAAQGIRVERALTDNAWAYSKNTWRQTCCDLGIQPRWTRPWRPQTNGKVERFHRTLLEEWAYQRPYTSDRERMEAFTDWLHWYNYHRPHTGISGQTPASRGTNLSGQHT, encoded by the coding sequence GTGCCCCACCGTAATGCCCCGCTGACCGAGACCGGGCGACTTCGCCTGGCCCGTTGTGTCGTCGATGACGGCTGGCCCGTGCGCCGAGCGGCCGAGCGTTTCCAGGTCAGCCACACGACCGCGGCCCGCTGGGCCGGCCGCTACCGTGCGCTGGGCGTCGCCGGAATGAGTGACCGCTCGAGCCGCCCGCACCACCAGCCCCGCAGGACGGCGGCCGAGGTCGAGGCCGAGGTGCTGCGATTGCGGCGCGAGCACCGGATCGGCCCGCTACGGCTGGCGGTCCGCTGCCGCATCGCGCCCTCGACCGCCCACCGCATCCTCGTCCGCAACGGCCTGCCGCCCCTGGCCGCCCTGGACCGGGCCACCGGCGAAGTGGTCCGCCGCTACGAACGCGCCCGGCCCGGCGAACTGGTCCACATCGACGTCAAGAAACTCGGCCGGATCCCCGACGGCGGCGGCCACCAAACCCTCGGCCGGGCCGCCGGCAGCCCGAACAAGGACCGCCGCAACGGCGCCGGATACGCCTACCTCCGCACCGCCCTCGACGACCACTCCCGCCTCGCCTACACCGAAGACCTGCCCGACGAGACCGCACCCACCTGCGCCGCCTTCCTCACACGCGCCACCGCCTGGTTCGCCGCACAAGGCATCCGCGTCGAACGGGCCCTGACCGACAACGCCTGGGCCTACAGCAAGAACACCTGGCGGCAGACCTGCTGTGACCTGGGCATCCAACCGCGCTGGACCCGGCCCTGGCGGCCCCAGACCAACGGCAAGGTCGAACGCTTCCACCGCACCCTGCTCGAGGAATGGGCCTACCAGCGGCCCTACACCTCAGACCGTGAGCGGATGGAAGCGTTCACCGACTGGCTGCACTGGTACAACTACCACCGACCCCACACCGGCATCAGCGGCCAAACACCCGCCAGCCGCGGCACCAACCTGTCCGGACAACACACCTAG